The following coding sequences are from one Lolium rigidum isolate FL_2022 chromosome 6, APGP_CSIRO_Lrig_0.1, whole genome shotgun sequence window:
- the LOC124667882 gene encoding NAC domain-containing protein 83-like, which translates to MAQPAEVRPEGAAGGVACRVPAGPAGHGGLPIGFRFRPTDEELVLHYLRRKAFACPLPADIIPVVDLARLHPSDLPGDADGERFFFHLPATRCWRKGGGASRAGGAGGVWRASGKEALVLAPRCGRPVGAKRTLVFCARGGARTAWAMHEYRLLPAALGAWAAAAAAKPKDWVVCRVFKKATPARRGGTGRRQRGDVDVAAPSPASSCVTEARGEEEVEGDEEIASF; encoded by the exons ATGGCGCAGCCGGCGGAGGTGCGGCCGGAGGGTGCTGCTGGCGGTGTTGCATGCCGGGTGCCGGCGGGGCCAGCTGGCCACGGCGGCCTGCCAATCGGGTTCCGGTTCCGGCCCACAGACGAGGAGCTGGTGCTGCACTACCTCCGCCGCAAGGCCTTCGCCTGCCCCCTCCCCGCCGACAtcatccccgtcgtcgacctcgcgcGCCTCCACCCGTCAGACCTCCCAG GCGACGCCGACGGCGAGCGGTTCTTCTTCCACCTCCCGGCGACGCGGTGCTGGCGGAAGGGCGGCGGTGCCAGCAgggcgggcggcgccggcggcgtgtGGAGGGCGTCCGGGAAGGAGGCCCTGGTCCTCGCGCCGCGCTGCGGCCGGCCCGTCGGCGCCAAGCGCACGCTCGTCTTCTGCGCCCGCGGCGGCGCAAGGACGGCTTGGGCCATGCACGAGTACCGCCTCCTCCCGGCCGCTCTCggcgcctgggccgccgccgccgcggccaagcCCAAGGACTGGGTGGTCTGTCGCGTTTTCAAGAAGGCCACGCCGGCTCGCCGCGGTGGCACGGGGCGGCGGCAGAGGGGCGACGTCGACGTGGCGGCGCCGTCCCCGGCGTCCTCCTGCGTCACCGAGgcgcgcggcgaggaggaggtggagggcgACGAAGAGATCGCTAGCTTCTAG
- the LOC124662514 gene encoding glutathione S-transferase T3-like, which translates to MDGDQSFLDTVGFGYSQTQPQSPIGEQAIPSTQHEASQSTQHEARPSTQHQARPPNKGKNWSTDEDKVLIAAWANTSIDIVGTDQNRETYWARISEYYNTHKESSWPERNANAINCRYTFINKETAKFCGCLQQILHLEESGRTIQEKTNDAHLLFKELDIKRKKPFTLMHCYVEFSKYPKWQTKELETSVKKQKKTIDASPGTSSVRTDATSAHNDALEHEKRPDGVKKEKLQRGKADDSACKLSLETVWAQKQEKDELKEAARNVRYAQQFELRKEEIALKKKEDARNERDDARKQFELDERIMLMDTSGMTDVQKQFYQAKQNEILARGLEMLEERWSGWFI; encoded by the exons ATGGATGGTGACCAAAGTTTCTTGGACACAGTTGGTTTTGGTTACTCACAAACACAACCTCAAAGTCCAATTGGAGAGCAAGCAATCCCATCAACTCAGCATGAAGCAAGCCAATCAACTCAGCATGAAGCAAGACCATCAACTCAGCATCAAGCAAGACCACCCAACAAAGGAAAAAATTGGTCTACCGATGAGGATAAGGTTCTGATAGCAGCATGGGCAAATACAAGTATTGATATTGTCGGGACAGATCAAAACCGAGAAACTTATTGGGCTAGAATTTCAGAGTACTACAACACACACAAGGAATCATCATGGCCTGAGCGTAATGCCAATGCAATAAACTGCCGTTACACATTCATTAACAAAGAGACCGCTAAATTTTGTGGTTGCCTTCAGCAGATTTTACATTTGGAGGAAAGTGGAAGGACTATACAAGAAAAG ACAAATGATGCACACCTTTTGTTCAAGGAATTGGATATTAAAAGAAAAAAGCCTTTCACATTGATGCATTGCTATGTAGAGTTTTCGAAGTATCCAAAGTGGCAGACAAAAGAACTTGAAACTTCTGTTAAGAAACAAAAGAAGACCATTGATGCAAGTCCGGGCACATCCTCGGTACGCACTGATGCTACCTCGGCACACAATGATGCTCTTGAACATGAGAAAAGACCCGATGGTGTGAAGAAGGAGAAATTGCAGAGAGGTAAAGCTGATGACAGTGCTTGCAAGTTATCATTAGAAACTGTGTGGGCACAAAAGCAAGAGAAAGATGAGCTCAAAGAGGCGGCAAGAAATGTTCGATATGCACAACAATTTGAATTGAGAAAAGAGGAGATTGCACTGAAAAAGAAGGAGGATGCACGAAATGAGAGGGATGATGCACGCAAACAGTTTGAATTAGATGAGAGGATAATGCTCATGGACACAAGTGGTATGACTGATGTGCAAAAGCAGTTTTACCAAGCTAAGCAGAATGAGATCCTTGCTCGCGGCCTAGAGATGCTGGAAGAGAGGTGGTCGGGGTGGTTTATATAG